One region of Labrus mixtus chromosome 1, fLabMix1.1, whole genome shotgun sequence genomic DNA includes:
- the kars1 gene encoding lysine--tRNA ligase isoform X2: MADVTAVDGDKLSKNELKRRMKADKKAAEKDAKVKEQVEQVKESNDQGAQDISALDEETLDPNQYFKIRSQAIGDLKGTAEDPYPHKYNVDLSLMEFIEKYNHLQPGDQLTDVVLNVSGRVHAKRESGAKLLFYDLRGEGVKLQVMANLRNYKSEEAFVAINNKLRRGDIIGVRGNPGKTKKGELSIIPLEMTLLSPCLHMLPHLHFGLKDKETRFRQRYLDLILNDYVRQKFVTRSKIITYLRNFLDQLGFLEIETPMMNIIPGGAVARPFVTYHNELDMNLYMRIAPELYHKMLVVGGMDRVYEIGRQFRNEGIDLTHNPEFTTCEFYMAYADYYDLMEITEKLLSGMVKHITGGYKLTYHPDGPEGQAHEIDFTPPFRRVSMTHDLEKIMGVKFPPSDSYDSAETRKFFDDLCAQKGVECPSPRTTARLLDKMVGDYLEVTCINPTFIIDHPQIMSPLAKWHRSEKGLTERFELFVMKKEVCNAYTELNDPIRQRELFEQQAKAKAEGDDEAMFIDETFCTALEYGLPPTAGWGMGIDRLTMFLTDSNNIKEVLLFPAMKPDDNKTAAPTEGTSV, translated from the exons ATGGCTGATGTGACAGCAGTGGACGGAGACAAACTCAGCAAAAA TGAGCTGAAGAGACGAATGAAAGCTGATAAGAAGGCAGCAGAGAAAGATGCCAAGGTCAAAGAGCAGGTGGAACAAGTGAAGGAATCCAACGACCAGGGAGCACAAGATATCAGTGCATTGGATGAGGAGACCCTTGACCCAAAT CAATACTTCAAGATCCGCTCCCAGGCCATCGGTGACCTGAAGGGCACAGCGGAGGACCCATACCCACACAAGTATAATGTAGACCTGTCACTCATGGAGTTCATTGAGAAATACAATCATCTACAGCCTGGAGACCAACTGACTGATGTGGTCCTCAATGTCTCAG GTCGTGTCCACGCCAAGAGGGAGTCTGGTGCCAAGTTGCTGTTCTACGACCTGCGAGGTGAAGGCGTCAAGTTGCAAGTTATGGCGAACTTAAG GAACTACAAGTCTGAGGAAGCTTTTGTGGCTATTAACAACAAACTGCGCAGAGGGGATATCATAGGTGTGCGTGGTAACCCAGGGAAGACCAAAAAGGGGGAGTTGAGCATCATTCCCCTCGAGATGACACTTCTGTCACCATGTTTGCACATGTTGCCCCATCTCCACTTTGGCCTCAAGGACAAG GAAACACGATTCCGCCAGCGCTACTTGGATCTGATTCTCAATGACTATGTGAGGCAGAAGTTTGTGACTCGCTCCAAAATCATCACATACCTGCGCAACTTCCTTGACCAGCTGGGATTTTTGGAG ATTGAAACACCAATGATGAACATAATTCCTGGGGGAGCAGTGGCTCGTCCATTTGTCACTTACCACAATGAGCTGGATATGAACCTATACATGAGGATCGCACCTGAACTCTACCACAAG ATGCTAGTGGTTGGTGGGATGGACAGAGTGTATGAGATTGGCCGTCAATTCAGGAATGAAGGCATTGATCTCACTCATAATCCAGAGTTCACCACCTGTGAATTCTACATGGCATATGCAGATTACTACGACTTGATGGAAATCACAGAGAAACTGCTCTCAG GAATGGTGAAGCACATCACTGGAGGATACAAGTTGACCTATCACCCCGATGGTCCGGAGGGGCAGGCCCATGAGATAGACTTCACTCCGCCATTCAGAAGAGTGAGCATGACACACGACCTGGAGAAGATTATGGGAGTAAAATTCCCTCCTTCTGACAGCTACGACTCTGCTG agACCCGTAAATTCTTTGATGACCTGTGTGCACAGAAAGGAGTTGAGTGTCCTTCTCCTAGAACCACTGCCCGTCTCCTTGACAAG ATGGTTGGAGATTACCTTGAGGTCACCTGCATCAACCCCACATTCATCATTGATCACCCTCAAATCATGAGTCCTTTGGCAAAATG GCACAGATCAGAGAAAGGCCTAACGGAGCGCTTTGAGCTCTTCGTGATGAAGAAGGAAGTCTGCAATGCCTACACTGAGTTGAATGATCCCATCAGACAGAGGGAGCTTTTTGAGCAGCAAGCCAAG GCCAAAGCTGAGGGTGACGATGAAGCCATGTTCATCGATGAAACCTTCTGTACAGCGCTGGAATACGGACTGCCACCAACTGCTGGCTGGGGAATGGGCATCGATCGTCTCACCATGTTCCTCACCGACTCCAACAACATCAAG GAGGTGCTTCTTTTCCCCGCCATGAAGCCTGACGACAATAAGACAGCAGCGCCCACAGAAGGCACCTCCGTCTGA
- the kars1 gene encoding lysine--tRNA ligase isoform X1, with the protein MLCLVRAARQQLCHAFGVRGQWLKCASPFTATIPVQNYGNRWTGDKSELKRRMKADKKAAEKDAKVKEQVEQVKESNDQGAQDISALDEETLDPNQYFKIRSQAIGDLKGTAEDPYPHKYNVDLSLMEFIEKYNHLQPGDQLTDVVLNVSGRVHAKRESGAKLLFYDLRGEGVKLQVMANLRNYKSEEAFVAINNKLRRGDIIGVRGNPGKTKKGELSIIPLEMTLLSPCLHMLPHLHFGLKDKETRFRQRYLDLILNDYVRQKFVTRSKIITYLRNFLDQLGFLEIETPMMNIIPGGAVARPFVTYHNELDMNLYMRIAPELYHKMLVVGGMDRVYEIGRQFRNEGIDLTHNPEFTTCEFYMAYADYYDLMEITEKLLSGMVKHITGGYKLTYHPDGPEGQAHEIDFTPPFRRVSMTHDLEKIMGVKFPPSDSYDSAETRKFFDDLCAQKGVECPSPRTTARLLDKMVGDYLEVTCINPTFIIDHPQIMSPLAKWHRSEKGLTERFELFVMKKEVCNAYTELNDPIRQRELFEQQAKAKAEGDDEAMFIDETFCTALEYGLPPTAGWGMGIDRLTMFLTDSNNIKEVLLFPAMKPDDNKTAAPTEGTSV; encoded by the exons ATGCTGTGCCTGGTCAGAGCAGCCAGGCAGCAGCTGTGCCACGCCTTTGGGGTCAGGGGACAGTGGTTAAAATGTGCTTCCCCATTTACAGCCACTATCCCAGTTCAAAATTATGGGAACCGTTGGACAGGTGACAAAAG TGAGCTGAAGAGACGAATGAAAGCTGATAAGAAGGCAGCAGAGAAAGATGCCAAGGTCAAAGAGCAGGTGGAACAAGTGAAGGAATCCAACGACCAGGGAGCACAAGATATCAGTGCATTGGATGAGGAGACCCTTGACCCAAAT CAATACTTCAAGATCCGCTCCCAGGCCATCGGTGACCTGAAGGGCACAGCGGAGGACCCATACCCACACAAGTATAATGTAGACCTGTCACTCATGGAGTTCATTGAGAAATACAATCATCTACAGCCTGGAGACCAACTGACTGATGTGGTCCTCAATGTCTCAG GTCGTGTCCACGCCAAGAGGGAGTCTGGTGCCAAGTTGCTGTTCTACGACCTGCGAGGTGAAGGCGTCAAGTTGCAAGTTATGGCGAACTTAAG GAACTACAAGTCTGAGGAAGCTTTTGTGGCTATTAACAACAAACTGCGCAGAGGGGATATCATAGGTGTGCGTGGTAACCCAGGGAAGACCAAAAAGGGGGAGTTGAGCATCATTCCCCTCGAGATGACACTTCTGTCACCATGTTTGCACATGTTGCCCCATCTCCACTTTGGCCTCAAGGACAAG GAAACACGATTCCGCCAGCGCTACTTGGATCTGATTCTCAATGACTATGTGAGGCAGAAGTTTGTGACTCGCTCCAAAATCATCACATACCTGCGCAACTTCCTTGACCAGCTGGGATTTTTGGAG ATTGAAACACCAATGATGAACATAATTCCTGGGGGAGCAGTGGCTCGTCCATTTGTCACTTACCACAATGAGCTGGATATGAACCTATACATGAGGATCGCACCTGAACTCTACCACAAG ATGCTAGTGGTTGGTGGGATGGACAGAGTGTATGAGATTGGCCGTCAATTCAGGAATGAAGGCATTGATCTCACTCATAATCCAGAGTTCACCACCTGTGAATTCTACATGGCATATGCAGATTACTACGACTTGATGGAAATCACAGAGAAACTGCTCTCAG GAATGGTGAAGCACATCACTGGAGGATACAAGTTGACCTATCACCCCGATGGTCCGGAGGGGCAGGCCCATGAGATAGACTTCACTCCGCCATTCAGAAGAGTGAGCATGACACACGACCTGGAGAAGATTATGGGAGTAAAATTCCCTCCTTCTGACAGCTACGACTCTGCTG agACCCGTAAATTCTTTGATGACCTGTGTGCACAGAAAGGAGTTGAGTGTCCTTCTCCTAGAACCACTGCCCGTCTCCTTGACAAG ATGGTTGGAGATTACCTTGAGGTCACCTGCATCAACCCCACATTCATCATTGATCACCCTCAAATCATGAGTCCTTTGGCAAAATG GCACAGATCAGAGAAAGGCCTAACGGAGCGCTTTGAGCTCTTCGTGATGAAGAAGGAAGTCTGCAATGCCTACACTGAGTTGAATGATCCCATCAGACAGAGGGAGCTTTTTGAGCAGCAAGCCAAG GCCAAAGCTGAGGGTGACGATGAAGCCATGTTCATCGATGAAACCTTCTGTACAGCGCTGGAATACGGACTGCCACCAACTGCTGGCTGGGGAATGGGCATCGATCGTCTCACCATGTTCCTCACCGACTCCAACAACATCAAG GAGGTGCTTCTTTTCCCCGCCATGAAGCCTGACGACAATAAGACAGCAGCGCCCACAGAAGGCACCTCCGTCTGA